In Aciduliprofundum sp. MAR08-339, a single window of DNA contains:
- the speE gene encoding polyamine aminopropyltransferase, with protein sequence MELWFSEMHTDNVKLGFRIRREIEHVRSPYQDIHIFETYDYGKLLVIDGTVQLTERDEFVYHEMIVHPPMLTHPDPKRILIIGGGDGGSAREVLKHDPDEVHVVEIDEEVVRLSRKHLPFVARSYDDPRVHIHIEDGIEFAKREKNFDVIIIDSTDPVGPAEKLFSGEFYRYLRNTLAPGGIISQQCGTPVYHPEEVCNVHALLSREFRYVRLYFAYIPTYPSGMWAFSIASDEPIRIRRKMDFPTRYFNEEIYSSSMVLPNFVKEKCHQE encoded by the coding sequence ATGGAACTCTGGTTCTCGGAAATGCATACAGATAACGTTAAACTTGGGTTCAGGATAAGGAGGGAGATTGAGCATGTTCGCTCTCCCTACCAGGATATTCATATTTTTGAGACGTATGACTACGGAAAGCTTCTAGTTATAGATGGCACGGTTCAACTCACGGAAAGGGATGAATTTGTGTACCACGAGATGATCGTGCACCCACCCATGCTCACCCACCCTGATCCAAAGAGGATACTCATAATTGGTGGAGGTGACGGTGGCTCAGCCAGGGAGGTCCTGAAACACGATCCTGACGAGGTTCACGTGGTTGAGATAGATGAAGAGGTTGTGAGATTATCGAGAAAACACCTTCCATTTGTTGCAAGGAGTTACGATGATCCAAGGGTTCACATTCACATAGAGGACGGAATTGAATTTGCGAAGAGGGAAAAGAATTTTGATGTTATAATAATAGATTCCACGGATCCTGTTGGCCCAGCAGAAAAACTGTTTTCTGGAGAGTTTTACAGATACCTGAGAAACACCCTGGCTCCAGGAGGAATAATTTCTCAGCAGTGCGGTACACCAGTTTACCACCCTGAGGAGGTTTGTAATGTGCATGCCCTGTTATCTAGGGAGTTCAGGTATGTGCGTCTGTATTTTGCCTATATTCCCACTTATCCATCGGGAATGTGGGCCTTTTCAATTGCCAGTGATGAGCCAATAAGGATAAGGAGAAAGATGGATTTTCCGACACGGTATTTTAACGAGGAAATTTATAGTTCATCCATGGTCCTTCCAAATTTTGTAAAGGAAAAGTGCCACCAGGAGTAA
- a CDS encoding phospholipase D-like domain-containing protein: MESKVAILLVLLILPLTYANSAPVEHQHLLIYEVSPSPYPGTNMEYVCILNPLSQRVELSGYYISDFEGRIPLNGSIAPHSKIYIAQNSTSFFKFFGFYPNFTYVDRFALANRGDEVALFYKSRMIDLLVYGDSRYSGPGWNGASVHVSTGHILRRIGMDDTNTSRDWSNYHVIGQSDFKKREFKASIEIFPYPDKWREVLRFLNSAKRSIMIESYTMDSLPFEGVLLKKLREGVGVSILLDGNPIGGMSDEEKYIVNELWKNGANIGFMVNDPKDGIYDRYRFLHAKFIVRDGSAVLISTENFGHSALSPCGNRGYGIIVRDEEFAYYVSKIFKDDDKNVQDIKIYDGEFNSTDASFKYEYELRRVVFESINITASLEPVIAPDFAPYSFKNFVDSQRDLKIEALYIGKDIWKEISNKTTLALVQHPYTGENVKRFDGMEHYIRYLHAKLIIGDSEVLVGSMNFGVSSMENNREFSLIIRSERAVSYLTKIFNYDWKGEFKPFPVVKMNIQGNRIHFDLSKSIGKDLTYYVYVDGNLVHRGKAPVFTINVASGTHKIEIRVEDLWGNERSICRVVNLPDSHFDLRIPIILLLVALFLYKIWKDHG; encoded by the coding sequence GAGTAAAGTAGCCATTCTTCTGGTTCTCCTCATTCTCCCACTTACCTATGCAAATTCTGCCCCGGTTGAGCACCAGCACCTGCTGATCTATGAAGTTAGTCCATCACCCTACCCAGGCACAAATATGGAATACGTCTGCATTTTAAATCCCCTCTCACAGAGAGTTGAACTCTCTGGATATTACATCAGCGATTTTGAGGGAAGAATCCCCTTAAATGGGAGTATCGCTCCGCATTCCAAAATTTACATAGCCCAGAATTCAACATCTTTTTTCAAATTTTTTGGATTTTATCCAAATTTTACCTACGTTGACCGTTTTGCTCTGGCCAATAGGGGAGACGAGGTTGCACTATTCTACAAATCGAGAATGATAGACCTGCTTGTTTACGGTGATTCGAGATACTCTGGACCCGGATGGAACGGAGCATCCGTTCACGTGAGCACGGGCCACATTCTCAGAAGGATAGGCATGGATGATACAAACACATCTAGAGACTGGAGCAACTATCACGTGATAGGTCAGAGTGACTTCAAAAAAAGGGAGTTCAAAGCATCAATAGAGATCTTTCCCTATCCAGATAAATGGAGGGAGGTCCTGAGATTTTTAAATTCTGCCAAGAGGAGTATTATGATTGAATCCTACACGATGGATAGCTTACCATTTGAAGGCGTTCTCCTTAAAAAATTAAGAGAGGGTGTGGGGGTAAGCATTCTCCTTGATGGAAATCCCATAGGAGGCATGAGTGACGAAGAAAAATACATCGTAAATGAACTCTGGAAGAACGGTGCAAACATCGGTTTCATGGTAAACGACCCAAAGGATGGAATATACGATAGATACAGATTTCTTCACGCCAAATTCATAGTGAGGGATGGAAGTGCAGTATTGATATCAACGGAGAACTTCGGGCACTCGGCCCTCTCACCCTGCGGAAATCGTGGCTATGGAATCATAGTTAGAGATGAGGAGTTTGCATATTATGTCTCCAAAATCTTTAAGGATGATGACAAGAACGTTCAGGATATAAAGATATACGATGGGGAGTTCAACTCAACAGATGCGAGTTTCAAATACGAATATGAACTTCGTAGGGTTGTGTTTGAGAGTATAAACATCACGGCTTCCCTAGAACCGGTGATAGCTCCGGATTTTGCTCCGTACTCGTTCAAAAATTTTGTGGATTCACAGAGAGATCTGAAGATTGAAGCGCTTTACATCGGAAAGGATATATGGAAGGAGATCAGTAACAAAACAACCCTTGCTCTTGTTCAACATCCCTATACAGGTGAGAATGTAAAAAGATTTGACGGCATGGAGCATTACATCAGATACCTACATGCCAAACTCATAATAGGAGACTCTGAGGTGCTCGTGGGAAGCATGAATTTTGGCGTGTCTTCAATGGAGAACAACAGGGAATTTTCCCTTATTATAAGAAGCGAGAGAGCAGTATCCTACCTAACAAAAATATTCAACTACGACTGGAAGGGAGAGTTTAAGCCCTTTCCTGTTGTGAAAATGAATATTCAGGGCAACAGGATCCACTTTGATCTATCCAAGAGCATAGGGAAAGATCTGACCTATTACGTTTACGTTGACGGAAATCTGGTACATAGGGGAAAAGCACCGGTATTCACCATCAACGTTGCTTCTGGCACACATAAAATAGAGATAAGGGTGGAAGATTTATGGGGCAACGAAAGATCAATATGCAGGGTGGTTAACTTGCCCGATTCCCATTTTGACCTGCGTATCCCCATAATATTACTCCTGGTGGCACTTTTCCTTTACAAAATTTGGAAGGACCATGGATGA